One Lacunisphaera limnophila DNA window includes the following coding sequences:
- a CDS encoding ExeA family protein yields MYQSYYGFTEMPFHITPDPKFLYLSNTHQEALQHLKYGVHEKKGFIVLIGEVGCGKTTLCRKFLSELDPAHYDTALVLNPRVTETQMLKAILTELGEPNLARSKNDLVAQMNQVLLDRIAKGREIVLIIDEAQNLSFEVFEQVRLLSNLETDKQKLLQIVLMGQTELKDRLAAEELRQLRQRILVHYELRPFTRDEMDRYISHRLTVSGSMGRPHFTSWALRRLYKSSRGIPRIINNLCDKSLLSAFIRESDEVNYWDARRAARDLERLTD; encoded by the coding sequence ATGTATCAAAGCTACTACGGTTTTACGGAAATGCCGTTCCACATCACTCCGGACCCGAAGTTTCTCTACCTCAGCAACACTCACCAGGAGGCTTTGCAGCATCTGAAATACGGCGTCCACGAGAAAAAGGGCTTCATCGTGCTCATCGGCGAGGTCGGCTGCGGCAAGACCACCCTCTGCCGCAAATTCCTCAGCGAGCTCGACCCGGCCCATTACGACACGGCCCTGGTCCTCAACCCCCGCGTCACCGAGACGCAGATGCTGAAGGCCATCCTCACCGAGTTGGGCGAACCCAACCTCGCCCGCAGCAAGAACGACCTCGTCGCGCAGATGAACCAGGTCCTGCTCGACCGCATCGCCAAGGGCCGGGAGATCGTCCTCATCATCGACGAGGCCCAGAATCTCTCCTTCGAGGTCTTCGAACAGGTGCGCCTGCTGTCCAATCTCGAAACCGACAAACAGAAGCTCCTCCAGATCGTGCTCATGGGCCAGACGGAGCTGAAGGACCGCCTCGCCGCCGAGGAACTGCGCCAGCTCCGCCAGCGCATCCTCGTCCACTACGAGCTCCGCCCCTTCACCCGCGACGAGATGGACCGCTACATCTCCCACCGCCTCACCGTCTCCGGCAGCATGGGCCGCCCGCATTTCACCTCCTGGGCGCTCCGCCGGCTCTACAAGTCGAGCCGGGGCATTCCCCGCATCATCAACAATCTTTGCGACAAGTCCCTCCTCTCCGCCTTCATCCGCGAATCGGACGAGGTCAACTACTGGGACGCCCGCCGTGCCGCCCGCGACTTGGAGCGCCTGACCGACTGA
- a CDS encoding septum formation initiator family protein — MNPSKLVNGTFAVLFTGIALWAVVFFVEMNRELKALQLQEAANLRRLAAAEAKLKEQTEYLERLRHDPALLERIIRQKLGFAKGDEFVFRFEKPLP; from the coding sequence ATGAATCCCAGCAAACTGGTCAACGGAACCTTCGCCGTGCTTTTCACGGGCATCGCGCTGTGGGCGGTGGTCTTTTTCGTGGAAATGAACCGGGAGCTCAAGGCCCTGCAGTTGCAGGAGGCGGCCAACCTGCGCCGTCTGGCGGCGGCCGAGGCGAAGCTGAAGGAACAAACCGAGTATCTGGAGCGCCTGCGCCACGACCCGGCGTTGTTGGAGAGGATCATCCGCCAGAAACTCGGCTTCGCCAAGGGCGATGAATTTGTCTTCCGCTTTGAGAAACCCCTTCCATGA